One Actinomycetospora corticicola genomic window, GGCGTCGAACGTGGCGGGGCTCGCGGGCCCGTAGGCGTCGAGGTAGGCCGGGATCACCCGTCGGGCGGCGTCGTCCGGGTCGGGCAGCGCCGCCCAGGGGGGAGCGACGAAGGTGGGCCGGCTCCCGCGCGGCGGGCCGTTGACCAGCAGCCCCTGCCACGCGAGCGGCTTCAGGACCGTCCCCCACCCCGAGGTGAGCCGGTCGGCCAGCTCGTTCGGGACGTGGGGTGCCGCCCCGGCCACCAGCTCGTCGCGGGTGTGCGGCCCGCCCTCGAGGAGCCCGCGCACCACCTCGGCGAGGCGGGCCACATCCGGGGCCGTCGCGAACTCGCGCTGCCACGATCCCTTCTCCCACGTCCGGGCGGCGGCGAGCAGGGCGAGCAGGTCCGGGGCGCGGGTGGCGTCGAGGACGTGCAGCGTGCCGCGGACGCTCCACGTGCGGACGAGGGAGCCGTCCGCGAGGCCCGCGCGCACCGTGGTCACGTCCGGGCCGCGCACCGCGACCGCGCGCTCGGCGGCGGAGCCGACCTGGGCCTGCACGCCGAGCAGACGCGCGACGACGTCCACGGCGCGGGCGGCGGGCTCGTCGGCCAGGAAGTGACGGACGGTCCGCC contains:
- a CDS encoding DNA glycosylase AlkZ-like family protein, with translation MSPASAEVPVVRRDRVLARRTVRHFLADEPAARAVDVVARLLGVQAQVGSAAERAVAVRGPDVTTVRAGLADGSLVRTWSVRGTLHVLDATRAPDLLALLAAARTWEKGSWQREFATAPDVARLAEVVRGLLEGGPHTRDELVAGAAPHVPNELADRLTSGWGTVLKPLAWQGLLVNGPPRGSRPTFVAPPWAALPDPDDAARRVIPAYLDAYGPASPATFDAWLLRGATRRATLRRWFADLVDAGTITPVAVHPDHGGEVRYARTADLDELADGPGPDDRLRFLPAFDQWVLGPGTRSPEILAPVHRGRVSRAAGWIAPVVVRAGRVVGTWSGQDVHDVELFEGGEPPAHLLDPEHRRWRRILATPADGEGGSPA